One part of the Natronorubrum sediminis genome encodes these proteins:
- a CDS encoding DUF7344 domain-containing protein, protein MLPAISDPESLTPITGSSSTDADADNSRSQSLDVLANHRRHYVLHYLEEADESVSLAELADHIAITEHDEDRSAIADYGDALLGTRRRVMLSLRHLHIPKLEAAGAVDFDIDANTVTSGPASESLLARAETVEATTGNEYSNQ, encoded by the coding sequence ATGCTTCCCGCAATCTCCGACCCTGAATCGTTGACGCCAATTACGGGGTCGTCTTCGACGGACGCGGATGCAGATAACAGTCGTTCACAGTCGCTCGATGTACTCGCAAACCACCGCCGACACTACGTTCTTCACTATCTCGAGGAGGCCGACGAATCGGTTTCGCTCGCGGAGCTAGCAGACCACATCGCGATCACGGAACACGACGAAGACCGCAGTGCGATTGCAGACTACGGCGACGCACTGTTAGGCACTCGCCGTCGCGTCATGCTCTCACTTCGCCACCTTCACATTCCGAAACTGGAAGCCGCTGGTGCGGTTGACTTCGATATCGACGCGAACACCGTTACGTCGGGCCCGGCGAGCGAGTCACTACTTGCGCGAGCGGAAACTGTCGAAGCAACGACTGGAAACGAATACAGCAACCAGTAA
- a CDS encoding universal stress protein yields MTLSFDGTVIVPAADPDDGERTATALAPHLTASSTVIVVNVVEKSGGGIDKAPVAQREEHAEDIFRRTRSPLEQTDATVETEILYGTDIVERVFTEAGDQNADAVVFVPRAGNRLAELLTGDVARRMVKEASVPVVALPQTDV; encoded by the coding sequence ATGACACTCTCGTTCGACGGGACGGTTATCGTTCCCGCGGCAGATCCGGACGACGGGGAACGGACGGCGACGGCACTCGCCCCGCATCTCACTGCCTCGAGTACGGTGATCGTCGTCAACGTCGTCGAAAAATCGGGTGGCGGAATCGACAAGGCACCGGTCGCACAGCGCGAGGAACACGCCGAAGACATCTTCAGGCGCACGCGGTCCCCGCTCGAGCAAACGGACGCGACGGTCGAAACGGAGATCCTCTACGGGACGGATATCGTCGAGCGGGTGTTCACCGAAGCAGGGGACCAGAACGCCGATGCCGTGGTGTTCGTTCCGCGAGCGGGAAACCGTCTCGCAGAATTACTCACCGGCGACGTTGCCCGACGAATGGTCAAGGAAGCGTCGGTTCCTGTTGTTGCATTGCCCCAGACCGACGTTTAA